One window of the Trifolium pratense cultivar HEN17-A07 linkage group LG2, ARS_RC_1.1, whole genome shotgun sequence genome contains the following:
- the LOC123907611 gene encoding isoflavone reductase homolog produces the protein MTIMGKSKVLVVGGTGYIGRRIVKASLEQGHETYVLQRPDIGLEIEKVQMLLSFKKQGAHLVEGSFSNHQSLVDAVKLVDVVICTMSGVHFRSHNLMMQLKLVEAIKDAGNVKRFLPSEFGLDPALMGHALEPGRVTFDEKMTIRKTIEDANIPFTYISANCFASYFVGNLSQMGTLFPPQDKVVLYGDGNVKVTYMDEDDVATYTIKTIDDPRTLNKTIYLRPPENILTQRELIEKWEKLIGKQLDKSPLSEQDFLSSMKGFDIVGQVGVGHFYHIFYEGCSANFEVGGEQEASKLYPEVQYTRMDEFLKLYV, from the exons ATGACTATAATGGGAAAGAGCAAAGTTCTAGTTGTGGGGGGTACTGGATATATTGGTAGGAGAATAGTGAAAGCAAGTTTAGAACAAGGTCATGAAACCTATGTTCTTCAACGTCCAGATATAGGGCTTGAAATTGAGAAAGTGCAAATGCTTCTTTCATTCAAGAAACAAGGTGCTCATCTTGTTGAAGGTTCTTTTTCTAATCATCAAAGCCTTGTAGATGCTGTGAAACTAGTTGATGTTGTTATTTGCACTATGTCTGGAGTTCATTTTCGATCTCATAACTTGATGATGCAACTTAAACTTGTCGAGGCTATCAAGGATGCCGGAAATGTCAAG CGCTTTCTACCCTCAGAATTTGGGTTGGACCCAGCTCTCATGGGACATGCACTTGAACCTGGAAGAGTCACGTTTGATGAAAAAATGACTATAAGAAAAACAATTGAGGATGCCAACATCCCTTTCACTTACATCTCCGCCAATTGCTTCGCATCCTACTTCGTCGGCAACCTCTCTCAAATGGGGACACTCTTTCCTCCTCAAGACAAGGTCGTTCTCTACGGCGATGGCAATGTCAAAG TTACTTACAtggatgaagatgatgttgcaacataCACAATTAAGACAATTGATGATCCTCGTACATTGAACAAGACCATATATCTAAGGCCACCAGAAAACATTCTCACTCAAAGAGAGTTAATTGAAAAATGGGAGAAACTTATTGGAAAGCAACTAGACAAGTCTCCTTTATCTGAACAAGACTTTCTTTCTTCCATGAAAG GTTTTGACATTGTAGGCCAAGTTGGAGTGGGGCATTTCTATCATATTTTCTATGAAGGGTGTTCGGCAAATTTTGAAGTAGGGGGTGAACAAGAAGCATCAAAGCTTTATCCAGAGGTGCAATACACACGCATGGATGAATTTCTAAAATTATATGTGTGA